The Bacillus sp. Y1 genome includes the window CAAGACCCATTTACGTAAACATTTCTTCTATAGAAAGACAATATACTCGGGAACAGTCACATTTTTCAGTTCCATTAACCGAATGGGAACAAGAACATATAAAACTTTTCTTAGAGGGATGGGGTAATTGGTTTCAAATACATGGAAATAGAGGGAATTACCATGATAGTGGAAGAAGAAGAGACCTCGTAGTAGATATCAAAAAGAATAATAATTTATCAAAGTATGCAAAAATTTATGAAGGCACTGGCAGAACCTCATCATTGTATAATGGGAAACAGTTGTCAATAATTATACCTGCACAAAATGAGGAAGCGACAATTGCAGCTGTCCTTACTCAAGCAAGGTATGCAGAACCGTTAGAAATTATTGTTGTAGTAAATGGGTCAACTGATAACACAGAAGAAATTGCAAGAATTTTTGGAACAACAGTTGTGGTATTTGAAGAAGCATTAGGTATTGATGTAGGGAGAGCGTTCGGAGCAAGCATTGCTAAGGGAGATATTCTATTATTTATTGATGCGGACTTTCCAATACCTTCCTATGATCTTCAGCAATTTGCCTTAGCAGTATCAAACGGAGTGGATGTCGCTCTGAACAAATTAAATTTCGAGGATTTTCCGTTGTATGTGGTTAACCAATATAAGTACTTGTTAAATATTATATGTAAACGTAAAGATCTAGGTGTTGGATCAGTGGTTGCTATTCCCCATGCAATAAGCAAATCATGTCTAAATGGAATCGGTTGGTATACTTTAATGAATCCGAATATAGCACACGTAAAAGCCATTCTTCAAGGTTATACCATTTCAAATGTACACTTTGTCGACGTAATGAGTCCGAATAAAATAAGGCCCGATCAACACTTTTCATCATCCGGGCATCCTAAGGCTGTTTTACGTATTAACGGAGATCATTTGGAAGCGATAGCATACCTATTGGATAATAGTATAAATTGATAATATGAAAGCACCCTAAAAGTTAGATCAAAACTAACTTTTGGAGGTGCTTTTATTATGGTTATGGGAACAGAAAATTAAAAGACTATCTCTGATTCTAATAGTCTCATATTTCATTCTTCAACTAATAGATTAAGTGCCTTTGCATTAGTTAGAAATAGCTAATCAATGGTTCTAATTGGTTATCCCACACCCATTTAGGGCTGTATCGCTGTCGTGCGAGTGTTTTTGCTTTTATCACTGGATTTTCCCTCATCATATTTACAATGACCCTAGCATGTTCTTTTAAATAACTTTCCTCTGATGGATTATATGTTTCCTTCGTATCAAATCCAAAATTTCTCGCATCCCACTTTATAAAATAAGCATTAAGGTTTTTTCCTAATTCTTCTAATGCAGGAACTCTTTCATTTAAAACCAGGTAATTGCCTTTGCTAGCCGCTTCTATAACGGTTAAACCAAACGATTCAGAGAACGATGGACATATAAAAAGATTGGATAGACTAAATAGTTCTAAAACAGCGTTCCTTGGGAAACCAGACTTAAATTCCTTTAAATCAGAAGTGAAAATAATATCTTGATTTGCTAGCCCATAAGTGGCACCTTGAGCCCGGATTAGTGCTTTATAGGTATTACTTGGAATATCACTGCTTGGAAAATCACAAAATACCACTGAAACGCTTTTTTCCCAGTGCTTTTTTATTGCCCCTCCTAACATAGCTACCTTTTCGAATTTTTTTGCTAGTGTTAAACGTCCGGGATATACGATTAACACATCGGGACTAAGTAAATCAATTTCTTTTGATAGAATCTGAATTTCATTACTAGCAAAACTTAAAATATCTAAACTATTATTTACCACCCTGCATCTTCCCTCAGGTACATTATACTGTTTAGCTAATGCTGAAATACCCGATTGAGTTGGGTAAACATACAGGGTATTTGGCATGGGGGTATAACGGGCAGAAAAGGGCCATTTTGGATTATTTGGACGATTCACAGGAGCTGAATGGGTAAAGGCAATAAATTTCACTTTTGGCAATGTTTCCTGAGCCTTACGTATGGCCACGTTGTGAACTAAATGCCAGCCTTGATAATGTATATCATGCATGATACAAACATCAATATCTTGTAATTTATCCACCATGTCTTCTGCAATGACATCCGCTTCTTTAAAAAAGGTTTCATGAACTTCCCCGCTTGTTTGGGAGTAGTCCCTCCAATGTATTTGTTGACCATCTAGATGATTGATCACTTTTACCCATTCAATCCGTTCATCCAAAAATACACCAAATCGCTCCTCTAGAGGGCAACTCTCGCTTACGAGTACTTTTACTTTCATACCTGCATCCAATATCATGCGAAGTTGTTCTGCCACAACATTAACCAATGAGTAGGTGCTATTTAGTCCATTAAACATTGTAAGTAGAGCTATTTTCATTTATTTATTACCTCCCTGGTGAAATAAGACATAATAATATATACGGTTAATACGCTTCTTGTGATAACTAATAAAGGTATGAATTAATACTATTATTTCTCTTAAAGTTTGATTTTTGTAACTCATTCGTTTGTCCTAATAAAAAGAGGTATAGCCAATGTAGATTGGAATACCTCAATGCCTCCTTATTGATGATTGCTCATCGGTTTCCAGAAAAGAAAGGATGTTTCCTTAACAAATAGATAAGACATAAGTTTTCTATTACACTTTCTATTATATTTAGTAATGCAAGTGTTCTTGTAAATTTGGATTAGAAACAAGATTCATTGATTAATTCCAAATATTTGCAAATGCATCGAGTCCAGTGGTACTTGTAGCGGTTTGAGTAGTACTAGTAGTAGTGGTAGTACTAGTAGTAGTAGTAGTAGTAGTTGATGTTGAAATAAAATCGAGAATATTTTCAAATTTGAATTGAAGTAACATTTCTTTTTTAATAATGGTTTTCAACATTCCTTCTACTTCACGGTTAACTTGTAACAACTCAGCAAGACTTCCTGCAACAATATTTGGGTTAACTTGTGTTCCTCCATCATCTACTAGAGTACCTAATGCTCCTTGAACCTTTTCGGCTTCTGCATTGATTAGATGTGCTAAGCCAAGTTCTTCAAATGCAATTGAAGCTAGTAGTAAGAGAACTACTTGTTCAGAATCAAGACCATCAATTGGGTTGATCCCATTGGAAGGTGTGTTTGGAAAAGACATTTAAATTTACATCTCCTTTTTTTTTATTTTTTACAATAGTAGAGTATTTAGATTTTCCTTGGTTTGCTTGGACATTTATAAGATTTTCAAAAATTTATTTCCTATAAAGTCTATTGGATATCCCTCCTTCCTTTATTTCTTTTTAGTTTATTCCTCCCTTGTAATATGGATCGGGCTTGTATCGTATAAATCTAAAATTATTTACACTTTTTATTTAATAAGATTGGGTTGTTGAACTTACGATTCAAAAGGAACATAAATTTATTGTTGCCATACAATATTAGAGAATAGTCTATAAATGTATTCCTCATTTTATAAAGAGAATAGGTGAAGTTATGAAAAGGGCTTTAGTTGTTTTTCTTGAAGATAAACCTCACTTGATGCTTCAGTTTGGCTGCTTATACACATCTTTTAAATATATTGAAACAAATGACACTGATATGGTTGTTTTCGGGACTTCCCAAGCACTTAAAAAAGTACCAGATGATTGTATTAAAGTAATATATAAGCCGATAAGTTATCAAGGTGAATGGAAAAATTATCATTATATTAATTCAATCAGCTGTTTGGCTAATGAATGTTCGAATTTTTTAGATCACTATGATTTAGTTCTGAGAACTGACGCCGATACCTTTTTAACACCAGCATGGAACAACTATTATCCAATGTTTTATACCTGTGGCAGGGGTGGGTACGTTAATAATGAGGACACAAAGGACAGGCTCCATAGAATTACTAATAAACTAGGACTCAAACATAGGGGAGTCCATAACATCGGTTCAACGCATTATGGTTATGGACCATTAGTAAGGGAAGTATGTAAGGAAACTGTAAGGGTTGCCAAACATATTTTGAATAATGAGTTTATAGATGGCCCCGGACAGTGGCCAGGTTGG containing:
- a CDS encoding glycosyltransferase, with protein sequence MVNKVSVILIGSNIFDEVLLEKVWSIKPFEIIVVLSNEENSEFISAVKSKSCQIVISDGNQDNNGYVSALNKAKGEIILFLDSRLSSISSEEINKFLEPLTNKQADVVLNNLIPNVLKTRNKQWPDPIRLCKEVYNDSLGHNSLYIDTLLSFPHAYSQQVKNKLGIDCFFNLAVAHMQILEHGFKIARPIYVNISSIERQYTREQSHFSVPLTEWEQEHIKLFLEGWGNWFQIHGNRGNYHDSGRRRDLVVDIKKNNNLSKYAKIYEGTGRTSSLYNGKQLSIIIPAQNEEATIAAVLTQARYAEPLEIIVVVNGSTDNTEEIARIFGTTVVVFEEALGIDVGRAFGASIAKGDILLFIDADFPIPSYDLQQFALAVSNGVDVALNKLNFEDFPLYVVNQYKYLLNIICKRKDLGVGSVVAIPHAISKSCLNGIGWYTLMNPNIAHVKAILQGYTISNVHFVDVMSPNKIRPDQHFSSSGHPKAVLRINGDHLEAIAYLLDNSIN
- a CDS encoding DUF7164 domain-containing protein, which produces MKRALVVFLEDKPHLMLQFGCLYTSFKYIETNDTDMVVFGTSQALKKVPDDCIKVIYKPISYQGEWKNYHYINSISCLANECSNFLDHYDLVLRTDADTFLTPAWNNYYPMFYTCGRGGYVNNEDTKDRLHRITNKLGLKHRGVHNIGSTHYGYGPLVREVCKETVRVAKHILNNEFIDGPGQWPGWYSGVTSMYSSEIAVNHYVEKVIIDGEKLDYPSSSGSDVLKHPHIHCWHTNERFSKFQYEAGQYDNILMDDLDLTIVKDYCLYIGLKAKKEMPWLL
- a CDS encoding glycosyltransferase, translating into MKIALLTMFNGLNSTYSLVNVVAEQLRMILDAGMKVKVLVSESCPLEERFGVFLDERIEWVKVINHLDGQQIHWRDYSQTSGEVHETFFKEADVIAEDMVDKLQDIDVCIMHDIHYQGWHLVHNVAIRKAQETLPKVKFIAFTHSAPVNRPNNPKWPFSARYTPMPNTLYVYPTQSGISALAKQYNVPEGRCRVVNNSLDILSFASNEIQILSKEIDLLSPDVLIVYPGRLTLAKKFEKVAMLGGAIKKHWEKSVSVVFCDFPSSDIPSNTYKALIRAQGATYGLANQDIIFTSDLKEFKSGFPRNAVLELFSLSNLFICPSFSESFGLTVIEAASKGNYLVLNERVPALEELGKNLNAYFIKWDARNFGFDTKETYNPSEESYLKEHARVIVNMMRENPVIKAKTLARQRYSPKWVWDNQLEPLISYF